A genomic window from Cryobacterium sp. SO2 includes:
- a CDS encoding helix-turn-helix domain-containing protein codes for MSIHNENPTTSSTDDWGLEPLMDVHELAAYLGIPISTVYDWRVHGKGPAAYRFGKHLKFAISDVRAWIAQQREPTSESRRPDRR; via the coding sequence ATGAGCATTCACAACGAGAACCCAACCACTTCTTCCACCGACGACTGGGGCCTGGAGCCCCTGATGGACGTCCACGAGCTGGCCGCCTACCTCGGCATCCCGATCTCCACCGTCTACGACTGGCGGGTGCACGGCAAAGGCCCCGCCGCGTACCGGTTCGGCAAACACCTCAAGTTCGCGATCTCCGATGTGCGGGCCTGGATCGCCCAACAGCGGGAGCCCACCAGCGAGTCCAGGCGCCCCGATCGGCGGTGA
- a CDS encoding tyrosine-type recombinase/integrase, translating into MTIGTFGDISTRQMPNGRYEARTRYRDWDGHARLVQGTGATAKAAERALKAKLADRDLFQPADTSLSPDSLFSDLVVYWLEDIDLEDRISRTTRNLYERNMRTLVSPAFDHLALREIGVARCDKFIKQLAKISYNRAKQARAVLRLALELAVRHEVLPRNPMDHVARLHREPRVPAALMAPEVNVIRAAIAQWESAVNHTSGPKPDGQLGAIIEVMLGTSARIGEVLAIRRRDVDITSPVPSIRLAGTIVSRKGEQTFRQDHRKTAKSTRVVAIPTFTSDAVRRRLAKVGSMGLDDLLFQSRDGTPLTTGNVRRQLRQVLEGAGINGVTPHLFRRTVATAVNTNASSELAAELLGHTDTRVTIMHYIQRSELVNPATAALLDRAFAKEKD; encoded by the coding sequence TTGACTATCGGCACTTTCGGTGACATCAGTACCCGCCAGATGCCGAACGGACGCTACGAGGCGCGAACTCGCTACCGCGACTGGGACGGCCACGCACGCCTGGTGCAGGGCACCGGTGCCACGGCCAAGGCCGCCGAACGGGCACTAAAGGCCAAGCTCGCCGACCGGGACCTGTTCCAACCTGCCGATACGAGCTTGTCGCCGGACAGCCTGTTCAGCGACCTGGTGGTCTACTGGTTGGAGGACATCGACCTGGAGGACCGGATCTCCCGGACGACCCGGAACTTGTATGAGCGCAACATGCGCACCCTGGTCTCGCCCGCCTTTGATCACCTCGCGTTGCGGGAGATCGGGGTGGCCCGGTGCGACAAGTTCATCAAGCAGCTCGCGAAGATTTCCTACAACCGCGCGAAACAGGCCCGGGCAGTGCTGCGGCTGGCCCTGGAGCTGGCGGTGCGGCACGAGGTCCTGCCACGGAACCCGATGGACCACGTCGCCCGCCTGCACCGGGAGCCGCGCGTACCCGCTGCGCTCATGGCGCCGGAGGTGAATGTGATTCGCGCGGCGATCGCGCAGTGGGAGAGCGCTGTCAACCACACGTCCGGGCCCAAGCCGGACGGCCAGCTCGGCGCGATCATCGAGGTCATGCTCGGAACTTCAGCCCGGATCGGCGAGGTCCTGGCCATCCGCCGCCGGGACGTCGACATCACCAGCCCCGTGCCCTCCATCCGGCTGGCCGGCACCATCGTTAGCCGCAAGGGCGAGCAAACCTTCCGGCAGGACCACCGCAAAACAGCCAAGTCCACTCGCGTTGTCGCCATCCCCACGTTCACTTCCGACGCAGTTCGCCGGCGGCTCGCCAAGGTCGGGAGCATGGGCCTGGATGACCTGCTGTTCCAATCCCGGGACGGCACCCCGCTGACAACCGGGAACGTGCGCCGCCAGTTGCGACAGGTGCTCGAGGGCGCGGGCATCAACGGGGTGACCCCGCATCTGTTCCGCCGCACGGTAGCGACCGCGGTCAACACCAACGCCAGCAGCGAACTCGCCGCAGAACTCCTCGGCCACACCGACACCAGGGTCACGATCATGCACTACATCCAACGCAGCGAACTGGTGAACCCGGCCACCGCCGCTCTCCTCGACCGGGCGTTCGCGAAAGAGAAAGACTGA